From the Desulfosarcina sp. BuS5 genome, one window contains:
- a CDS encoding Druantia anti-phage system protein DruA encodes MFTYRGRVVTDKDIIFIKELIAQNPDASRRALSRKLCIAWNWVQANGALRDMVCRGMMLELHRAGFIRLPDKKCNPHNPFVERRKPKKIQINQTLLETKLAKIRPLEFCQVRRSPHEKMFNSLIEYYHYLGYCHPVGEQLKYIVYTDGRPIACFAWSSAARHIGCRDRFIGWDAKTRKKNLHLLAYNTRFLILPWVRVPHLASHLLGHMIKILALDWRKIYNHPIWYLETFVDKTRFAGTCYKAANWKYLGDTTGRGKNDQTFKPNRSIKAVWGQ; translated from the coding sequence ATGTTTACGTATAGAGGCAGAGTCGTTACTGACAAAGATATTATTTTTATCAAGGAGCTTATTGCTCAAAATCCGGATGCCAGCCGCCGGGCGCTTTCCAGAAAACTGTGCATAGCCTGGAATTGGGTCCAGGCCAATGGGGCATTGCGTGATATGGTCTGTCGGGGTATGATGTTAGAACTGCACCGTGCAGGATTCATACGTCTGCCGGACAAAAAATGTAATCCCCATAATCCATTTGTAGAACGTAGAAAACCTAAAAAAATTCAGATCAATCAAACTTTACTGGAAACAAAATTAGCCAAAATACGGCCGCTTGAATTTTGCCAGGTACGCAGAAGCCCGCATGAAAAAATGTTCAACAGCCTGATCGAGTATTACCATTATCTGGGTTACTGCCATCCAGTGGGCGAACAGCTGAAATACATCGTTTATACTGATGGGCGGCCAATAGCATGTTTTGCCTGGTCTTCTGCAGCGAGGCATATAGGCTGCAGGGACAGGTTTATCGGCTGGGATGCGAAGACGCGTAAAAAAAATCTGCACCTTTTGGCGTATAATACACGATTTTTAATTCTACCATGGGTGCGCGTACCACATCTGGCCTCCCATCTTCTTGGTCACATGATAAAAATCTTGGCCCTGGATTGGCGTAAAATCTACAATCATCCCATCTGGTACCTTGAAACTTTTGTGGACAAAACCCGTTTTGCCGGTACCTGTTACAAGGCTGCGAACTGGAAGTATCTTGGAGACACCACCGGCAGGGGTAAAAATGATCAGACATTTAAACCGAACCGATCTATAAAGGCTGTTTGGGGACAGTAG
- a CDS encoding IS4 family transposase, which translates to MDIFNIPKKNFNPQSHARFLKPLQKIFPDTPQLKSRGHRPLKMTFEDQLHALIFFHLQEHESARDLIQHLKEDDFAKECVAPDGGISRSSFSEIINSRGLEQLEYVFQALCSQAQNALPSNYSDLGELVSIDGSLIDAVLSMYWADYRKGAKKAKGHFGFDVNRKIPIKIHLTNGNGAERPFVRSILTKGQTGIMDRGYQSHKDFDLLQDEKKHFVCRIKAKTTRTIIKEQPVDPDSYIFYDAVVLLGTPGVNQTRKPVRLVGYKIAGVKYFVATDRYDLTAEQVATVYKLRWDIETFFKWWKKHLKVYHLIAHSRYGLMVQILAGLITYLLMAIYCHEQFNEPVSIKRIRQLRNTIQNELRTDEKNVWSNNLIIKEQMLYAKT; encoded by the coding sequence ATGGACATATTCAATATCCCAAAAAAGAATTTTAATCCCCAATCTCATGCTCGATTTCTCAAACCTTTGCAAAAGATTTTTCCTGACACGCCACAGCTTAAATCCCGAGGTCACAGGCCATTGAAAATGACTTTTGAAGATCAGCTTCACGCACTGATATTTTTCCATCTACAAGAACATGAATCAGCTCGTGATCTTATTCAACACCTTAAAGAAGACGATTTTGCCAAAGAATGTGTCGCTCCAGATGGAGGGATCAGTCGTAGCAGTTTTTCCGAAATTATCAATTCTCGAGGGCTTGAACAGCTTGAATATGTTTTTCAAGCTCTTTGCAGCCAGGCACAAAATGCTTTACCATCAAATTATTCAGATCTCGGTGAACTCGTTTCCATTGATGGATCTTTAATTGATGCAGTTCTGTCCATGTACTGGGCTGATTACAGAAAAGGCGCTAAAAAAGCAAAAGGCCATTTCGGCTTTGATGTCAATCGCAAGATTCCTATAAAAATTCATCTGACAAATGGAAATGGCGCTGAACGCCCCTTTGTCAGGTCTATCCTTACAAAAGGCCAAACAGGAATCATGGATCGGGGGTATCAATCACATAAGGATTTTGATCTTCTTCAGGATGAAAAAAAACATTTTGTTTGCCGCATCAAAGCGAAAACAACAAGAACTATTATCAAAGAGCAGCCTGTTGATCCCGACAGCTATATTTTTTATGATGCTGTGGTTCTTCTTGGCACTCCTGGGGTAAACCAGACCAGAAAGCCGGTTCGACTGGTTGGTTATAAAATTGCCGGTGTCAAATATTTTGTGGCAACTGATCGTTATGACCTTACAGCCGAGCAGGTTGCAACCGTTTATAAGCTTAGATGGGATATCGAAACTTTTTTCAAATGGTGGAAGAAACATTTAAAAGTGTACCACTTGATTGCTCACAGTAGATATGGCCTGATGGTTCAAATCCTTGCGGGGTTAATAACCTACCTGCTTATGGCCATATACTGCCATGAACAGTTTAATGAACCTGTATCAATAAAGAGGATTCGTCAGCTTAGAAATACCATCCAGAACGAATTACGTACTGACGAAAAAAACGTATGGTCTAATAATCTGATTATCAAAGAGCAAATGCTATATGCAAAAACTTAA
- the tnpC gene encoding IS66 family transposase → MKTPERIDLDVKQLDALLKRVKELLPPEDYELIKAMADTIYLLSQCVDNKAASIRRLLRMLFGATTEKTGKTKAHPKKKNSVKAKKGHGRKPAKNYTGAKKVRVFHDTLKPGDNCPECLKGKVYELKEPQRIIRITGNAPLSGTVYEMQRLRCNLCGAIFTASTPENVGEDKYDAKAKAMIALLKYGTGMPFNRLKDLQQSLGIPLPASTQFEIVDQMAMELTPIYQEFIRQGAQGDIIHNDDTTMKVLSLMKENKENNPERKGIFTTGILSKTDDHKIALFFTGRQHAGENLMDLLKRRIGLSPPIQMCDALSRNVPKEFETLLANCLTHGRRQFVDVLQSFPEECSYVLEILAEVYKNDKITKEQNMEAEERLRFHQDNSGPLMKKLNTWFHKQIDQHLVEPNSGLGQAIGYMLKHWEALTLFLREPGVPLDNNICEQALKKVVLHRKNALFYKTEHGAMVGDLFMSLIHTCNLSGTNPFDYLTALLEHASELSESPDKWMPWNYKSALIEPDNPEA, encoded by the coding sequence GTGAAGACCCCGGAACGTATAGACCTGGACGTCAAGCAGTTAGATGCTCTTTTAAAGCGTGTTAAAGAACTGTTGCCACCTGAGGACTATGAACTCATCAAGGCTATGGCTGACACTATCTACCTTTTAAGTCAGTGTGTGGACAATAAAGCCGCCTCCATACGACGGCTGTTGCGCATGCTGTTTGGTGCAACTACCGAAAAAACTGGAAAAACAAAGGCTCACCCAAAAAAGAAGAATTCTGTTAAAGCTAAAAAAGGTCATGGCCGCAAACCTGCTAAAAATTATACCGGGGCAAAAAAAGTCAGAGTCTTCCATGATACTCTTAAACCTGGAGACAACTGCCCTGAATGTTTAAAGGGCAAGGTATATGAATTAAAGGAGCCGCAGCGAATCATACGCATCACCGGAAACGCTCCATTAAGTGGAACTGTCTATGAAATGCAGCGTTTACGCTGTAATCTCTGTGGAGCAATTTTCACCGCATCGACACCTGAAAATGTGGGTGAAGACAAATATGATGCAAAAGCCAAGGCCATGATTGCTCTTTTGAAATATGGTACCGGTATGCCATTTAACAGACTTAAAGATCTTCAGCAAAGTCTTGGCATACCATTGCCTGCATCGACACAGTTCGAGATTGTCGATCAAATGGCAATGGAACTTACTCCGATTTATCAGGAATTTATCCGTCAGGGCGCTCAGGGCGATATCATTCATAATGATGACACCACTATGAAGGTTTTGTCCCTGATGAAGGAAAACAAAGAAAATAACCCGGAACGTAAAGGTATATTTACCACGGGTATACTGTCAAAAACCGATGATCATAAAATTGCACTGTTTTTTACCGGCCGTCAGCATGCCGGAGAAAACTTGATGGATTTACTTAAGCGTCGTATTGGTCTGAGCCCACCCATTCAGATGTGTGATGCTCTGTCCAGAAATGTTCCCAAAGAATTCGAAACTCTGCTGGCAAATTGTCTTACACATGGACGAAGACAGTTTGTTGACGTACTGCAAAGCTTCCCGGAAGAGTGCAGTTATGTACTCGAAATCCTCGCAGAGGTATATAAAAATGATAAGATTACCAAAGAACAGAACATGGAAGCTGAAGAACGGCTGCGGTTTCATCAGGACAACAGCGGTCCGCTGATGAAAAAGCTCAACACCTGGTTTCACAAACAAATAGACCAACATTTGGTGGAGCCCAACAGCGGGCTGGGCCAGGCTATTGGCTACATGCTCAAACATTGGGAGGCGTTGACCCTTTTTCTCAGGGAACCAGGTGTACCTTTGGACAACAATATTTGCGAACAGGCTTTGAAAAAGGTCGTTCTGCATCGCAAGAATGCTCTGTTTTATAAAACTGAGCATGGTGCCATGGTAGGTGATCTGTTCATGAGTCTGATTCATACCTGTAATTTATCCGGTACCAATCCTTTTGATTACCTGACAGCACTGCTGGAACATGCCTCTGAGTTGTCAGAATCCCCAGACAAATGGATGCCGTGGAATTATAAATCCGCACTGATTGAACCGGACAATCCTGAAGCATAA
- the ltrA gene encoding group II intron reverse transcriptase/maturase — MGDTQMSQTISTKSREIARTVACNSRPIEWGQPPVLTGGSSLIKIELLAQSNPELVFTSVVHRIDFDLLKQSFRKIRKSKSAGVDKVTAKEYAENLDQNLYNLYERLRRGQYVASPVKRIWIDKEGGKKRPIGIPVLEDKIVQKAAAAILNVIFDRNFYNFSHAFRKGRSQHMAIKDLREQCLKQNISWIVSADITGLFDNINHELLKDMIRRRVSDGGMIRLIGKWLNAGVMEEGNLTYSETGTPQGGVISPVLSNIFLHYVLDDWYVKEVIPRMKGRCSIIRWADDFILGFEYEKDALRVMDVLPRRFEQFELSLHPEKTKLIRFSKRISGKGNGTFDFLGFTFYWSKSLKGYMVIKKKTARKRSSRFMKRIWIWCKDNRHKPMAEQYEILCSKLRGFYQYFGVISNYKVLEVVFEYTEKAWRRWLSRRSHKGEVMFEDLRTTYPLPLPRIVHNI, encoded by the coding sequence ATGGGAGATACACAGATGTCACAAACCATATCAACAAAAAGCCGAGAAATTGCAAGAACGGTCGCTTGCAATTCCAGACCGATAGAATGGGGACAACCACCGGTGTTAACAGGTGGGTCATCCCTTATCAAAATCGAGCTGCTTGCTCAAAGTAATCCTGAACTGGTATTTACATCAGTAGTCCATCGGATAGACTTTGATTTACTGAAACAATCCTTTCGTAAAATTCGGAAAAGCAAATCTGCAGGAGTGGACAAGGTTACGGCAAAGGAGTATGCCGAAAATCTTGATCAAAACCTCTATAATCTGTATGAACGACTGCGGAGAGGACAGTACGTTGCGTCTCCTGTAAAGCGTATCTGGATAGACAAGGAAGGAGGGAAAAAGCGTCCAATTGGCATACCTGTACTTGAGGATAAAATTGTCCAGAAAGCAGCAGCAGCCATATTGAATGTCATATTTGACAGGAATTTTTACAATTTTTCCCATGCATTCAGAAAAGGTCGGAGCCAACACATGGCAATCAAAGATTTACGTGAGCAATGCTTGAAGCAGAATATCAGCTGGATAGTAAGCGCAGATATTACAGGACTATTTGACAATATTAATCACGAGTTACTTAAAGACATGATACGTCGGAGAGTAAGTGACGGCGGAATGATTCGCCTGATAGGGAAGTGGTTGAATGCAGGCGTAATGGAGGAAGGCAACCTGACGTACTCTGAAACGGGCACTCCACAGGGAGGAGTAATTTCCCCTGTGCTCAGTAATATCTTTCTTCATTATGTTTTAGATGACTGGTACGTGAAAGAAGTGATCCCCCGGATGAAAGGGAGATGCTCCATCATACGCTGGGCGGATGATTTCATCCTCGGGTTCGAGTATGAAAAAGACGCATTGCGTGTCATGGATGTATTACCCAGGCGGTTCGAACAGTTCGAGCTGTCACTTCACCCGGAAAAGACAAAACTGATTCGATTTTCCAAACGCATTAGCGGAAAGGGAAACGGGACGTTTGATTTTTTAGGGTTTACATTTTACTGGTCAAAATCATTAAAAGGGTACATGGTAATAAAGAAAAAGACGGCAAGAAAGCGTTCAAGCCGTTTTATGAAGAGAATATGGATATGGTGCAAGGATAACCGTCATAAGCCAATGGCCGAGCAGTATGAGATTCTTTGCAGTAAACTGCGAGGTTTTTACCAGTACTTTGGAGTAATAAGTAACTACAAAGTGCTGGAAGTTGTGTTTGAATATACTGAGAAAGCATGGCGTCGATGGTTAAGCCGAAGAAGTCACAAGGGCGAAGTAATGTTCGAGGACTTGCGCACAACATACCCACTGCCATTACCCAGAATAGTCCATAATATTTGA
- a CDS encoding glycosyltransferase, whose translation MPNILILTSVVGGGHVFRDIAIAIELKKLLPPGYEFIFVSGDNAFQMLSNEGLKVEKIEGVSFPTNLGTIDFLKFYLILLRSEFIQSFQLRKLIKKYKPALIILDEFFFLTDYCKTWKIPVVFMCDFIGVPRSPFLHNPFRSSLEAFFDWLLFAHLPKKADKWIYIGDPDHILRKEWRSRINSKNILAVEPITKLQYTEPPSRQTARLELGFKNDETVLTVTVGCSGIGEYLFKAVNEAVPQLQQSINKLRVEFICGYGIEPEDLDFILQRGVNVHGYVKNIEAFYAASDVLVIQSGITTATECLMIGTPMVAVPITGHWEQEHTAKYLKKKAGTLIINGEDISSNVMADAIKRLVKTRLKKESYFKGNGHNIAAKAIADILFQTSDD comes from the coding sequence ATGCCCAATATTTTAATTTTGACTAGCGTTGTCGGCGGTGGCCATGTTTTTAGGGATATCGCTATTGCGATAGAATTAAAAAAATTGCTACCACCTGGGTATGAATTTATTTTTGTATCCGGAGATAATGCTTTTCAGATGCTTAGCAATGAAGGTCTGAAGGTTGAAAAAATTGAAGGAGTTTCGTTCCCAACCAATTTAGGAACAATCGACTTTCTGAAATTCTATCTCATTCTGCTCCGGTCTGAGTTTATTCAATCATTTCAACTCAGAAAACTGATAAAAAAATATAAGCCAGCGCTTATTATTTTGGATGAGTTTTTCTTCCTTACCGATTATTGCAAAACCTGGAAGATCCCCGTGGTTTTCATGTGCGATTTTATCGGTGTGCCACGATCTCCTTTTTTACATAATCCGTTTCGCTCAAGTTTGGAGGCTTTTTTTGACTGGCTCTTATTTGCCCATCTCCCCAAAAAAGCAGATAAATGGATTTACATTGGTGATCCGGACCATATTTTGCGTAAAGAGTGGCGTTCACGTATTAATTCTAAAAATATCTTAGCTGTGGAACCTATCACCAAACTACAGTACACAGAACCACCTTCAAGGCAGACTGCACGCCTGGAATTAGGCTTTAAAAACGATGAAACCGTTCTGACGGTAACTGTTGGATGTTCAGGAATAGGAGAATATCTTTTTAAGGCTGTGAATGAAGCTGTACCGCAATTGCAGCAATCGATTAATAAGCTCAGAGTTGAATTTATTTGTGGGTACGGTATTGAACCGGAGGATTTAGATTTTATTCTTCAACGAGGTGTTAATGTCCACGGGTATGTAAAGAATATTGAAGCATTTTATGCGGCTAGCGATGTCTTGGTCATACAGAGCGGTATAACTACTGCAACCGAGTGCCTCATGATTGGGACTCCGATGGTAGCCGTCCCGATCACAGGACACTGGGAACAAGAACATACAGCTAAGTATCTTAAGAAAAAGGCTGGTACTCTGATTATCAATGGGGAAGATATCTCTTCGAATGTTATGGCTGATGCCATAAAAAGACTTGTAAAAACACGGTTGAAAAAAGAATCATATTTCAAGGGTAACGGACATAATATAGCTGCAAAAGCAATTGCTGACATCCTATTTCAAACCTCGGACGACTGA